One stretch of Glycine soja cultivar W05 chromosome 7, ASM419377v2, whole genome shotgun sequence DNA includes these proteins:
- the LOC114418271 gene encoding probable L-gulonolactone oxidase 4 isoform X1 has protein sequence MACLCLKRMSNKAFESTTLVFLLLSVVFSTPPEDPIKCTTSENTTCTITNSYGSFPDRSICKAAQVLYPTTEQELVSVVASATRNKTKMKVATRYSHSIPKLVCPDGENGMLISTKYLNKIVKVDVEANTMTVESGVTLQQFINEAAKVGLALPYAPYWWGVTIGGLMGTGAHGSTLRGKGSAVHDYVVGLRIVRPAGHEDGYAKVESLNERHEDLNATKVSLGVLGVISQITLKLERLFKRSITYVAKNDSDLGDQVAAFGHAHEFADIMWYPSQRKVVYRVDDRVPFNTSGNGLYDFIPLRPTPSNISIFRRTTEDIQESTNDAIGKCIDANASSNALFTVAYGLTNNGISFTGYPVIGFQNHLQSSGSCLDSPQDALITTCGWDPRVEGLFYYNTAFSIRLSVVKKFIEDVQKLVQLEPKGLCILGLYNGIVMRYVTASSAYLGKQEDALEFDFLYYRSRDPMTPRLYEDILEEVEQLGIFKYGGLPHWGKNRNLAFQGVIKKYKNAKKFLKVKNKYDPKGLFSNTWTDQVLGLKDGVTILKDGCALEGLCICSQDSHCNPSKGYYCRPGKVYKKARVCTHLK, from the exons ATGGCATGTTTATGCTTGAAAAGGATGTCAAACAAAGCCTTCGAATCAACTACTCTTGTCTTTCTTTTACTCTCTGTGGTGTTCTCTACTCCTCCAGAGGATCCAATCAAGTGCACGACTTCAGAGAACACAACCTGTACTATCACAAACTCCTATGGTTCCTTCCCTGATCGAAGCATTTGCAAAGCTGCTCAAGTGTTATACCCCACCACTGAGCAAGAGCTTGTGTCTGTTGTTGCATCAGCAACcagaaacaaaaccaaaatgaaAGTAGCTACCCGTTATTCCCATAGCATCCCCAAGCTGGTGTGCCCAGATGGCGAAAATGGGATGCTAATTAGCACCAAATATCTCAACAAAATTGTGAAGGTTGATGTAGAAGCAAATACAATGACTGTGGAGAGTGGTGTGACTCTGCAACAGTTTATCAATGAGGCTGCAAAGGTAGGGTTGGCCTTGCCATATGCACCATATTGGTGGGGTGTGACAATTGGAGGGCTAATGGGAACTGGTGCACATGGAAGCACTTTGCGGGGGAAGGGAAGTGCTGTCCATGATTATGTTGTGGGGCTTAGGATTGTTAGGCCTGCAGGTCATGAAGATGGTTATGCTAAGGTTGAGAGCCTCAATGAACGACATGAAGATCTTAATGCAACCAAAGTATCACTCGGTGTGTTGGGAGTTATTTCACAG ATTACTCTAAAACTAGAACGCCTCTTCAAACGATCCATCACGTATGTGGCAAAAAATGATTCAGATTTGGGAGACCAAGTTGCTGCTTTTGGACATGCACATGAGTTTGCAGATATAATGTGGTACCCAAGTCAACGCAAGGTTGTCTACCGTGTTGATGATCGTGTTCCATTCAATACATCGGGCAATGGTCTCTATGACTTTATCCCTTTACGTCCCACTCCTTCAAATATATCGATTTTTAGGAGAACCACGG AGGATATTCAAGAATCCACAAATGATGCCATTGGAAAGTGCATAGATGCTAATGCCTCATCGAATGCCCTATTCACCGTAGCTTATGGACTTACTAACAATG GTATAAGCTTCACTGGATACCCTGTAATTGGATTTCAGAACCACCTTCAGTCATCTGGGTCATGCTTGGATAGTCCTCAAGATGCATTGATCACAACATGTGGCTGGGATCCTAGAGTGGAGGGCTTGTTCTATTACAATACCGCATTTAGCATTAGGTTGTctgttgtaaaaaaatttattgaagatGTGCAAAAGCTAGTTCAATTGGAGCCAAAGGGATTATGTATATTAGGGCTTTACAATGGAATTGTCATGCGCTATGTCACCGCTTCAAGTGCCTACTTGGGAAAGCAGGAGGATGCTTTAGAATTTGATTTCTTGTACTACCGTAGCAGAGACCCAATGACTCCCAGGCTTTATGAAGACATTCTTGAAGAGGTTGAACAACTTGGGATTTTTAAATATGGAGGACTACCTCATTGGGGTAAGAATAGGAACTTGGCATTTCAAGGAGTCATCAAAAAGTACAAAAACGCAAAGAAATTTTTGAAGGTTAAAAACAAGTATGATCCAAAAGGACTTTTCTCAAATACATGGACAGACCAAGTGCTTGGGCTAAAGGATGGAGTGACAATATTGAAGGATGGGTGTGCATTAGAAGGTTTGTGCATTTGTTCACAGGATAGTCATTGCAATCCAAGCAAAGGTTACTATTGCAGGCCAGGCAAGGTTTACAAGAAAGCAAGAGTTTGTACTCATTTGAAATAA
- the LOC114418271 gene encoding probable truncated L-gulonolactone oxidase 7, mitochondrial isoform X3 has protein sequence MQYFYQQTSKISNNQSWHLSSHSTITLKLERLFKRSITYVAKNDSDLGDQVAAFGHAHEFADIMWYPSQRKVVYRVDDRVPFNTSGNGLYDFIPLRPTPSNISIFRRTTEDIQESTNDAIGKCIDANASSNALFTVAYGLTNNGISFTGYPVIGFQNHLQSSGSCLDSPQDALITTCGWDPRVEGLFYYNTAFSIRLSVVKKFIEDVQKLVQLEPKGLCILGLYNGIVMRYVTASSAYLGKQEDALEFDFLYYRSRDPMTPRLYEDILEEVEQLGIFKYGGLPHWGKNRNLAFQGVIKKYKNAKKFLKVKNKYDPKGLFSNTWTDQVLGLKDGVTILKDGCALEGLCICSQDSHCNPSKGYYCRPGKVYKKARVCTHLK, from the exons ATGCAATATTTTTACCAACAGACTAGCAAAATATCGAATAACCAAAGCTGGCACCTCAGCTCCCATTCAACA ATTACTCTAAAACTAGAACGCCTCTTCAAACGATCCATCACGTATGTGGCAAAAAATGATTCAGATTTGGGAGACCAAGTTGCTGCTTTTGGACATGCACATGAGTTTGCAGATATAATGTGGTACCCAAGTCAACGCAAGGTTGTCTACCGTGTTGATGATCGTGTTCCATTCAATACATCGGGCAATGGTCTCTATGACTTTATCCCTTTACGTCCCACTCCTTCAAATATATCGATTTTTAGGAGAACCACGG AGGATATTCAAGAATCCACAAATGATGCCATTGGAAAGTGCATAGATGCTAATGCCTCATCGAATGCCCTATTCACCGTAGCTTATGGACTTACTAACAATG GTATAAGCTTCACTGGATACCCTGTAATTGGATTTCAGAACCACCTTCAGTCATCTGGGTCATGCTTGGATAGTCCTCAAGATGCATTGATCACAACATGTGGCTGGGATCCTAGAGTGGAGGGCTTGTTCTATTACAATACCGCATTTAGCATTAGGTTGTctgttgtaaaaaaatttattgaagatGTGCAAAAGCTAGTTCAATTGGAGCCAAAGGGATTATGTATATTAGGGCTTTACAATGGAATTGTCATGCGCTATGTCACCGCTTCAAGTGCCTACTTGGGAAAGCAGGAGGATGCTTTAGAATTTGATTTCTTGTACTACCGTAGCAGAGACCCAATGACTCCCAGGCTTTATGAAGACATTCTTGAAGAGGTTGAACAACTTGGGATTTTTAAATATGGAGGACTACCTCATTGGGGTAAGAATAGGAACTTGGCATTTCAAGGAGTCATCAAAAAGTACAAAAACGCAAAGAAATTTTTGAAGGTTAAAAACAAGTATGATCCAAAAGGACTTTTCTCAAATACATGGACAGACCAAGTGCTTGGGCTAAAGGATGGAGTGACAATATTGAAGGATGGGTGTGCATTAGAAGGTTTGTGCATTTGTTCACAGGATAGTCATTGCAATCCAAGCAAAGGTTACTATTGCAGGCCAGGCAAGGTTTACAAGAAAGCAAGAGTTTGTACTCATTTGAAATAA
- the LOC114418272 gene encoding CBL-interacting serine/threonine-protein kinase 9 isoform X1 yields MSGKPVRPRTRVGKYELGKTIGEGSFAKVKFAKNVENGNHVAIKILDRNHVLRHKMMEQLKKEISAMKMINHPNVVKIYEVMASKTKIYIVLELVNGGELFDKIAKYGKLKEDEARSYFHQLINAVDYCHSRGVYHRDLKPENLLLDSNAILKVTDFGLSTYAQQEDELLRTACGTPNYVAPEVLNDRGYVGSTSDIWSCGVILFVLMAGYLPFDEPNHATLYQKIGRAQFTCPSWFSPEAKKLLKRILDPNPLTRIKIPELLEDEWFKKGYKPTTFVEEEDVNVDDVAAAFNDSKENLVTERKEKPVSMNAFELISRSQSFNLENLFEKQTQGIVKRETHFTSQRPANEIMSKIEEAAKPLGFNVHKRNYKMKLQGDKSGRKGHLSVATEVFEVAPSLHMVELRKTGGDTLEFHKFYKSFSSSSGLQDIVWHSEAKQ; encoded by the exons ATGAGCGGGAAGCCAGTGAGACCTCGTACCCGTGTGGGAAAGTACGAGCTGGGAAAAACCATTGGTGAGGGAAGCTTTGCTAAGGTCAAGTTTGCTAAGAACGTTGAGAATGGTAACCATGTTGCCATCAAAATCCTTGATCGTAACCACGTCCTCCGCCATAAGATGATGGAACAG CTGAAGAAAGAAATTTCAGCGATGAAGATGATCAATCATCCAAACGTTGTCAAAATTTACGAG GTGATGGCAAGCAAAACAAAGATCTATATTGTGCTAGAGTTGGTTAATGGAGGAGAACTATTTGACAAAATA GCTAAATATGGGAAACTTAAAGAGGATGAAGCAAGAAGTTATTTCCATCAATTAATCAATGCCGTTGATTACTGCCACAGCAGAGGCGTGTACCACAGAGATCTGAAG CCAGAGAATCTTCTTCTGGACTCAAATGCTATTCTGAAAGTTACAGATTTTGGATTGAGTACGTATGCGCAACAg GAGGATGAACTTCTCCGCACTGCTTGTGGAACTCCAAATTATGTTGCTCCTGAG GTGCTTAATGATAGAGGTTATGTTGGTTCTACATCTGATATCTGGTCCTGTGGAGTCATTCTCTTTGTGCTTATGGCTGGGTACTTGCCCTTTGATGAGCCAAATCATGCGACACTGTACCAAAAA ATTGGCAGGGCCCAATTCACATGTCCATCATGGTTTTCTCCCGAGGCAAAGAAACTATTGAAGCGTATTCTTGATCCAAACCCTCTAACA AGGATAAAAATTCCTGAACTCTTAGAAGATGAATGGTTCAAAAAAGGATACAAGCCAACAACTTTTGTAGAGGAAGAGGATGTCAATGTAGATGATGTTGCTGCTGCTTTCAATGATTCTAAG GAAAATCTTGTGacagagagaaaagagaaaccaGTGTCAATGAATGCTTTTGAGCTCATATCTAGGTCACAAAGTTTCAATCTTGAAAATTTGTTTGAGAAGCAGACA CAGGGGATTGTTAAGAGAGAAACACATTTTACCTCACAGCGCCCTGCAAATGAAATCATGTCAAAAATTGAGGAAGCTGCGAAGCCTCTGGGATTTAATGTTCACAAGCGAAATTATAAG ATGAAGCTGCAAGGTGATAAGAGCGGAAGGAAGGGTCACCTTTCAGTTGCTACAGAG GTTTTTGAAGTGGCTCCCTCCTTGCACATGGTGGAACTGCGAAAGACCGGGGGTGACACACTAGAGTTTCACAAG TTCTACAAAAGCTTTTCATCATCATCAGGGTTGCAAGACATAGTGTGGCATTCTGAAGCAAAACAATGA
- the LOC114418272 gene encoding CBL-interacting serine/threonine-protein kinase 9 isoform X2, translating into MSGKPVRPRTRVGKYELGKTIGEGSFAKVKFAKNVENGNHVAIKILDRNHVLRHKMMEQLKKEISAMKMINHPNVVKIYEVMASKTKIYIVLELVNGGELFDKIAKYGKLKEDEARSYFHQLINAVDYCHSRGVYHRDLKPENLLLDSNAILKVTDFGLSTYAQQEDELLRTACGTPNYVAPEVLNDRGYVGSTSDIWSCGVILFVLMAGYLPFDEPNHATLYQKIGRAQFTCPSWFSPEAKKLLKRILDPNPLTRIKIPELLEDEWFKKGYKPTTFVEEEDVNVDDVAAAFNDSKENLVTERKEKPVSMNAFELISRSQSFNLENLFEKQTGIVKRETHFTSQRPANEIMSKIEEAAKPLGFNVHKRNYKMKLQGDKSGRKGHLSVATEVFEVAPSLHMVELRKTGGDTLEFHKFYKSFSSSSGLQDIVWHSEAKQ; encoded by the exons ATGAGCGGGAAGCCAGTGAGACCTCGTACCCGTGTGGGAAAGTACGAGCTGGGAAAAACCATTGGTGAGGGAAGCTTTGCTAAGGTCAAGTTTGCTAAGAACGTTGAGAATGGTAACCATGTTGCCATCAAAATCCTTGATCGTAACCACGTCCTCCGCCATAAGATGATGGAACAG CTGAAGAAAGAAATTTCAGCGATGAAGATGATCAATCATCCAAACGTTGTCAAAATTTACGAG GTGATGGCAAGCAAAACAAAGATCTATATTGTGCTAGAGTTGGTTAATGGAGGAGAACTATTTGACAAAATA GCTAAATATGGGAAACTTAAAGAGGATGAAGCAAGAAGTTATTTCCATCAATTAATCAATGCCGTTGATTACTGCCACAGCAGAGGCGTGTACCACAGAGATCTGAAG CCAGAGAATCTTCTTCTGGACTCAAATGCTATTCTGAAAGTTACAGATTTTGGATTGAGTACGTATGCGCAACAg GAGGATGAACTTCTCCGCACTGCTTGTGGAACTCCAAATTATGTTGCTCCTGAG GTGCTTAATGATAGAGGTTATGTTGGTTCTACATCTGATATCTGGTCCTGTGGAGTCATTCTCTTTGTGCTTATGGCTGGGTACTTGCCCTTTGATGAGCCAAATCATGCGACACTGTACCAAAAA ATTGGCAGGGCCCAATTCACATGTCCATCATGGTTTTCTCCCGAGGCAAAGAAACTATTGAAGCGTATTCTTGATCCAAACCCTCTAACA AGGATAAAAATTCCTGAACTCTTAGAAGATGAATGGTTCAAAAAAGGATACAAGCCAACAACTTTTGTAGAGGAAGAGGATGTCAATGTAGATGATGTTGCTGCTGCTTTCAATGATTCTAAG GAAAATCTTGTGacagagagaaaagagaaaccaGTGTCAATGAATGCTTTTGAGCTCATATCTAGGTCACAAAGTTTCAATCTTGAAAATTTGTTTGAGAAGCAGACA GGGATTGTTAAGAGAGAAACACATTTTACCTCACAGCGCCCTGCAAATGAAATCATGTCAAAAATTGAGGAAGCTGCGAAGCCTCTGGGATTTAATGTTCACAAGCGAAATTATAAG ATGAAGCTGCAAGGTGATAAGAGCGGAAGGAAGGGTCACCTTTCAGTTGCTACAGAG GTTTTTGAAGTGGCTCCCTCCTTGCACATGGTGGAACTGCGAAAGACCGGGGGTGACACACTAGAGTTTCACAAG TTCTACAAAAGCTTTTCATCATCATCAGGGTTGCAAGACATAGTGTGGCATTCTGAAGCAAAACAATGA
- the LOC114418271 gene encoding probable L-gulonolactone oxidase 6 isoform X2, with protein MACLCLKRMSNKAFESTTLVFLLLSVVFSTPPEDPIKCTTSENTTCTITNSYGSFPDRSICKAAQVLYPTTEQELVSVVASATRNKTKMKVATRYSHSIPKLVCPDGENGMLISTKYLNKIVKVDVEANTMTVESGVTLQQFINEAAKVGLALPYAPYWWGVTIGGLMGTGAHGSTLRGKGSAVHDYVVGLRIVRPAGHEDGYAKVESLNERHEDLNATKVSLGVLGVISQITLKLERLFKRSITYVAKNDSDLGDQVAAFGHAHEFADIMWYPSQRKVVYRVDDRVPFNTSGNEDIQESTNDAIGKCIDANASSNALFTVAYGLTNNGISFTGYPVIGFQNHLQSSGSCLDSPQDALITTCGWDPRVEGLFYYNTAFSIRLSVVKKFIEDVQKLVQLEPKGLCILGLYNGIVMRYVTASSAYLGKQEDALEFDFLYYRSRDPMTPRLYEDILEEVEQLGIFKYGGLPHWGKNRNLAFQGVIKKYKNAKKFLKVKNKYDPKGLFSNTWTDQVLGLKDGVTILKDGCALEGLCICSQDSHCNPSKGYYCRPGKVYKKARVCTHLK; from the exons ATGGCATGTTTATGCTTGAAAAGGATGTCAAACAAAGCCTTCGAATCAACTACTCTTGTCTTTCTTTTACTCTCTGTGGTGTTCTCTACTCCTCCAGAGGATCCAATCAAGTGCACGACTTCAGAGAACACAACCTGTACTATCACAAACTCCTATGGTTCCTTCCCTGATCGAAGCATTTGCAAAGCTGCTCAAGTGTTATACCCCACCACTGAGCAAGAGCTTGTGTCTGTTGTTGCATCAGCAACcagaaacaaaaccaaaatgaaAGTAGCTACCCGTTATTCCCATAGCATCCCCAAGCTGGTGTGCCCAGATGGCGAAAATGGGATGCTAATTAGCACCAAATATCTCAACAAAATTGTGAAGGTTGATGTAGAAGCAAATACAATGACTGTGGAGAGTGGTGTGACTCTGCAACAGTTTATCAATGAGGCTGCAAAGGTAGGGTTGGCCTTGCCATATGCACCATATTGGTGGGGTGTGACAATTGGAGGGCTAATGGGAACTGGTGCACATGGAAGCACTTTGCGGGGGAAGGGAAGTGCTGTCCATGATTATGTTGTGGGGCTTAGGATTGTTAGGCCTGCAGGTCATGAAGATGGTTATGCTAAGGTTGAGAGCCTCAATGAACGACATGAAGATCTTAATGCAACCAAAGTATCACTCGGTGTGTTGGGAGTTATTTCACAG ATTACTCTAAAACTAGAACGCCTCTTCAAACGATCCATCACGTATGTGGCAAAAAATGATTCAGATTTGGGAGACCAAGTTGCTGCTTTTGGACATGCACATGAGTTTGCAGATATAATGTGGTACCCAAGTCAACGCAAGGTTGTCTACCGTGTTGATGATCGTGTTCCATTCAATACATCGGGCAATG AGGATATTCAAGAATCCACAAATGATGCCATTGGAAAGTGCATAGATGCTAATGCCTCATCGAATGCCCTATTCACCGTAGCTTATGGACTTACTAACAATG GTATAAGCTTCACTGGATACCCTGTAATTGGATTTCAGAACCACCTTCAGTCATCTGGGTCATGCTTGGATAGTCCTCAAGATGCATTGATCACAACATGTGGCTGGGATCCTAGAGTGGAGGGCTTGTTCTATTACAATACCGCATTTAGCATTAGGTTGTctgttgtaaaaaaatttattgaagatGTGCAAAAGCTAGTTCAATTGGAGCCAAAGGGATTATGTATATTAGGGCTTTACAATGGAATTGTCATGCGCTATGTCACCGCTTCAAGTGCCTACTTGGGAAAGCAGGAGGATGCTTTAGAATTTGATTTCTTGTACTACCGTAGCAGAGACCCAATGACTCCCAGGCTTTATGAAGACATTCTTGAAGAGGTTGAACAACTTGGGATTTTTAAATATGGAGGACTACCTCATTGGGGTAAGAATAGGAACTTGGCATTTCAAGGAGTCATCAAAAAGTACAAAAACGCAAAGAAATTTTTGAAGGTTAAAAACAAGTATGATCCAAAAGGACTTTTCTCAAATACATGGACAGACCAAGTGCTTGGGCTAAAGGATGGAGTGACAATATTGAAGGATGGGTGTGCATTAGAAGGTTTGTGCATTTGTTCACAGGATAGTCATTGCAATCCAAGCAAAGGTTACTATTGCAGGCCAGGCAAGGTTTACAAGAAAGCAAGAGTTTGTACTCATTTGAAATAA